One window from the genome of Syntrophales bacterium encodes:
- a CDS encoding 3-isopropylmalate dehydratase small subunit, protein MKFRGRVWKFGNDIDTDAIIPARYLNTSDPEILAAHCMEDADPGFAKKVKSGDIIVAGKNFGCGSSREHAPIAIKAAGISCVIAKSFARIFYRNAFNMGLPIFECRDLWDLVSEGQQIEVDGDAGRIVITNSDMEPLYTNPIPPFMQELVRDGGLMKHLARKSGQY, encoded by the coding sequence ATGAAGTTCAGGGGAAGAGTCTGGAAGTTTGGCAACGATATAGACACCGATGCAATCATTCCGGCCCGCTATTTAAATACATCGGATCCTGAGATACTTGCCGCCCACTGTATGGAGGACGCCGATCCCGGATTTGCGAAGAAGGTCAAAAGCGGTGATATTATTGTGGCGGGGAAGAATTTTGGCTGCGGATCTTCGAGGGAGCATGCACCCATCGCCATCAAGGCGGCGGGAATTTCTTGTGTCATCGCCAAAAGCTTTGCCCGGATATTTTACAGAAATGCATTCAATATGGGCCTACCGATCTTCGAGTGCAGGGATCTATGGGATTTAGTTTCGGAAGGTCAGCAGATTGAGGTGGACGGGGATGCGGGACGTATTGTCATTACGAACTCTGATATGGAACCACTCTATACTAATCCCATTCCACCGTTTATGCAGGAACTCGTCAGAGACGGCGGCCTGATGAAGCATCTAGCGAGAAAGAGCGGACAGTATTGA
- a CDS encoding acyl-CoA dehydratase activase, with protein sequence MKEVKSLGICIGATTLSAVVIERERDGHIQTIFTQIGSHDGNPREAILEVFRNLPGDSFSRVAVTGRKFRHALNLSSIPEAEAVESALSHLNSDGNYLDAVVSAGGETFLVYVLGKDGRICSVQTGNKCASGTGEFFMQQIRRIGISLAEAIHFAREEKPYKVSGRCSVFCKSDCTHATNKGVPKGRIAAGLCEMMAGKILEVMKHVPRNNIMIVGGTAQNPVLIDCLKREIRNLTVPKEAPYFEALGAAIWALNHETVPIPPRERLFRKEGGSFSYLPPLQDFQDMVDFKTMERGVVREGDRCILGLDVGSTTTKAVLLRIEDDRILTSVYLRTKGNPVQASRECYASLHAQLGDLKDKICIVGLGVTGSGRQIAGLHAMTEGIVNEIIAHATGALFFNREVDTIFEIGGQDAKYTYIRNGVPSDYAMNDACSAGTGSFLEEAAKETMGIEMEAIGDIAICGRKPPNFNDQCAAFISSDIKNASHEGMTREDIVAGLVYSICMNYNNRVKGNRPVGNNIFMQGGVCYNQAVPIAMASLTGKRIVVPPEAGLMGAFGVALEIKRRMQLNLVEEREFSLKTLKDRTIEYEKPFICPGGKKKCDRKCEIARIRIEGKTYPFGGACNRWYNLRFNIHVDAEKLDLVRNRENLIFRKYVPPSEEPGGHSKTIGINKSFLVNTYYPLYHHFFSRLGFRVLLPEASEQEGVDRARAPFCYPAEIAHGFLSHLLKRKPDYLFLPQLKGMYAERGYRHSTTCPLLQGEPYYLTSAFKDQETFREMLSKKRVLKPVIDFSRGYEAAGDVFTVMAGKLGCGRKKAHHAFAEALKVRRRVTEEMKEVGLEFLRELEREPERYAAVIFGRSYNAFVSEANMGIPQKFASRGVAAIPFDFLPFSEEAVEDGMYWSAGQVILKGARFVERHPQLFGCYMTNFSCGPDSFLVGYFRTIMGRKPFLILELDSHVADAGLETRIEAFMDIIKNYRELSRKSLYTPVPAAPARAYFDPGKQVFIDVKGREYPFAHPHVHLVFPSMGRLTTKTTSAVFRSMGIRATAFPAANEEALKLGRGNTSCKECLPLLLTVGSLLKYLQSRETDDELLVYFMPGASGPCRFGQYYYFIRDLISRAGIEDVALFSLNAENSYTGFGGNDFTLKLWSAIVISDIMQDIYSLLLVNARDREAALAAYENECRRIIEALERSPDFKDLKKALLTVADNLQAIPVKRHPRDTPTVLVAGEIFVRHDDISRQFLVEKLAEQGLATKVSSLMEWVYYTDWCYLRNLGGNTPNLRERLSLFLRSRWMKSYERAFKKIMARSNLLPYRMEVVDHLISNVRHLINPELVGEAILTIGSAVTEILNPYCGVIAIGPFGCMPNRLSEAILTREMSADWSSPASGKHRRDAGNLLKNVRELPFLAIESDGNPFPQIITAKLEVFLLQAARVHREMRG encoded by the coding sequence GTGAAGGAAGTGAAAAGTCTCGGGATATGCATAGGCGCCACAACCCTGTCCGCCGTTGTAATCGAAAGGGAAAGAGATGGTCATATCCAAACAATATTTACACAAATAGGGTCTCATGACGGGAACCCACGAGAGGCCATCCTTGAAGTGTTCAGAAATTTACCCGGGGACAGCTTTTCCCGGGTGGCCGTCACGGGTAGAAAGTTCAGGCATGCGCTTAATCTTTCCTCTATCCCAGAGGCGGAAGCGGTGGAATCTGCCCTTTCACATCTAAACAGCGATGGAAACTACCTCGATGCCGTTGTAAGCGCCGGAGGGGAAACATTTCTCGTTTACGTCCTGGGGAAGGATGGAAGAATCTGCTCTGTTCAGACGGGCAACAAATGTGCTTCAGGGACAGGAGAGTTTTTTATGCAGCAGATCCGGAGGATAGGCATCTCCCTTGCGGAGGCGATTCATTTTGCCCGCGAGGAGAAACCCTACAAGGTTTCCGGGCGCTGCAGCGTTTTCTGCAAGAGTGATTGTACGCATGCAACAAATAAGGGGGTGCCGAAGGGACGGATTGCCGCCGGATTATGTGAGATGATGGCCGGCAAGATACTGGAGGTGATGAAGCATGTCCCCCGCAACAATATTATGATTGTCGGTGGTACCGCCCAGAACCCCGTTCTGATTGACTGTCTGAAAAGGGAAATCAGAAATTTAACCGTGCCGAAAGAGGCGCCTTATTTCGAGGCACTCGGCGCCGCCATATGGGCCCTGAATCATGAAACAGTACCCATCCCTCCACGGGAAAGACTTTTCCGAAAGGAAGGGGGGTCTTTTTCCTATCTTCCTCCTCTGCAGGATTTTCAAGACATGGTGGATTTCAAGACCATGGAAAGGGGGGTCGTAAGGGAGGGTGACCGCTGTATTTTGGGACTCGATGTGGGATCAACCACCACGAAGGCTGTCCTGCTGAGGATTGAAGACGACAGGATCCTAACTTCCGTGTATTTGAGGACGAAGGGTAATCCTGTACAGGCATCGAGAGAATGTTACGCCAGTCTCCATGCCCAGCTCGGCGACCTGAAAGATAAAATATGTATTGTTGGTCTTGGGGTAACCGGTTCCGGCAGGCAGATAGCGGGATTGCACGCCATGACCGAGGGAATCGTCAATGAGATTATTGCCCATGCCACGGGGGCGCTGTTTTTTAACCGGGAAGTGGACACTATCTTCGAGATTGGCGGGCAGGATGCAAAATATACCTATATAAGGAATGGGGTGCCTTCGGACTACGCCATGAACGATGCCTGCAGCGCAGGGACGGGGTCTTTCCTCGAGGAAGCGGCCAAAGAAACAATGGGAATTGAGATGGAGGCAATCGGAGACATCGCCATTTGCGGACGAAAGCCCCCCAACTTCAATGATCAATGCGCCGCCTTTATCAGCAGCGATATAAAGAATGCCTCCCATGAGGGCATGACAAGAGAGGATATTGTCGCGGGCCTGGTATACTCGATCTGCATGAACTACAACAACCGTGTAAAGGGAAACAGGCCCGTGGGGAATAATATCTTCATGCAGGGAGGCGTCTGTTACAATCAGGCGGTGCCGATAGCCATGGCTTCTCTCACGGGGAAGAGAATCGTCGTGCCCCCGGAGGCGGGACTGATGGGCGCCTTTGGTGTCGCCCTCGAGATAAAACGCAGGATGCAACTCAATCTCGTGGAGGAGAGAGAATTTTCCCTCAAAACGCTAAAGGACAGGACCATAGAATACGAAAAACCTTTCATCTGTCCGGGAGGAAAGAAGAAATGCGATCGGAAATGTGAGATCGCCAGGATCAGAATAGAGGGAAAGACCTATCCTTTCGGGGGTGCCTGTAATAGATGGTACAACCTGCGCTTCAATATCCACGTGGATGCGGAAAAACTCGATCTCGTAAGGAACCGTGAGAATCTCATCTTCCGCAAGTATGTTCCCCCATCGGAAGAGCCAGGGGGTCATTCCAAAACGATAGGGATTAATAAATCTTTCCTGGTGAACACCTACTATCCGTTGTACCACCATTTTTTCTCCCGCCTCGGCTTTCGTGTACTGCTCCCGGAGGCATCCGAGCAGGAGGGGGTTGACCGTGCCCGGGCACCTTTCTGTTATCCCGCTGAAATCGCCCATGGTTTTCTCTCCCATCTCCTGAAAAGGAAACCGGATTACCTGTTTCTCCCCCAATTAAAAGGGATGTATGCGGAAAGGGGCTACAGGCACAGCACAACCTGTCCACTTCTCCAGGGTGAACCCTATTACCTCACCAGTGCCTTCAAGGATCAGGAGACATTCAGAGAAATGCTCTCCAAAAAGAGAGTGCTCAAGCCGGTCATTGACTTTTCCAGGGGGTATGAGGCGGCAGGGGATGTCTTTACCGTGATGGCGGGAAAGCTGGGATGTGGAAGGAAAAAGGCACACCACGCCTTCGCCGAGGCATTGAAGGTTCGAAGAAGGGTCACAGAGGAGATGAAGGAGGTGGGGCTTGAGTTCTTAAGAGAGCTGGAAAGGGAACCGGAGCGGTATGCTGCTGTCATCTTTGGCAGATCCTACAACGCCTTCGTATCAGAGGCAAATATGGGGATTCCCCAAAAATTTGCCTCCCGGGGAGTGGCGGCGATCCCCTTCGATTTTCTCCCCTTCAGTGAGGAAGCGGTTGAGGACGGGATGTACTGGTCGGCAGGACAGGTGATTCTCAAAGGAGCTCGGTTCGTGGAAAGACATCCGCAACTCTTCGGGTGCTACATGACGAATTTTTCCTGCGGTCCAGATTCCTTCCTCGTGGGATACTTCCGCACGATTATGGGAAGGAAACCCTTTCTGATCCTTGAACTGGATTCTCACGTGGCCGATGCCGGCCTAGAGACAAGGATCGAGGCCTTCATGGACATCATTAAAAATTACAGAGAGTTATCAAGGAAAAGCCTTTATACCCCCGTTCCTGCCGCGCCGGCGAGGGCATATTTCGATCCCGGAAAGCAGGTCTTCATAGATGTAAAAGGCAGGGAGTATCCCTTCGCTCACCCCCATGTTCACCTTGTTTTTCCCTCCATGGGTAGGCTTACCACTAAAACGACCTCCGCTGTATTCAGATCCATGGGTATCCGCGCCACCGCCTTCCCGGCCGCTAATGAGGAAGCGCTTAAATTAGGCAGGGGAAACACGAGCTGCAAAGAATGCCTCCCCCTGCTGTTGACTGTGGGCAGTCTCCTGAAATATCTCCAGAGCAGGGAAACGGATGACGAACTCCTCGTCTATTTTATGCCCGGAGCGTCAGGACCCTGCCGGTTCGGGCAATACTACTATTTTATCAGGGACCTGATTTCCCGGGCAGGGATAGAGGATGTTGCCCTCTTTTCCCTTAATGCGGAAAACAGTTATACAGGTTTTGGCGGCAATGATTTCACCCTGAAGCTCTGGTCTGCCATCGTGATCTCCGATATTATGCAGGATATTTATTCCTTACTCCTCGTAAATGCGAGGGACAGGGAGGCGGCTCTTGCCGCTTACGAGAATGAATGCAGGAGGATCATCGAGGCATTGGAGAGATCGCCAGATTTTAAAGACCTGAAAAAGGCTCTTCTCACCGTGGCAGATAATCTGCAGGCGATACCGGTAAAGAGACATCCGCGGGACACCCCCACTGTTTTAGTCGCCGGCGAAATATTTGTCCGCCATGACGACATTTCGAGACAGTTTCTCGTGGAAAAGCTGGCCGAACAAGGTCTGGCCACAAAGGTTTCCAGCCTTATGGAATGGGTTTATTACACAGACTGGTGCTATCTGAGAAATCTGGGTGGTAACACGCCCAACCTCAGGGAAAGGCTGTCACTCTTTCTGAGATCAAGGTGGATGAAAAGCTATGAAAGGGCATTCAAGAAAATCATGGCCAGGTCAAACCTGCTTCCCTACAGGATGGAGGTGGTGGACCACCTGATCAGTAATGTGCGACATTTGATTAATCCAGAGTTAGTGGGTGAAGCCATCCTGACGATTGGTTCCGCCGTAACCGAGATACTCAATCCTTACTGCGGGGTGATAGCCATTGGTCCTTTTGGGTGCATGCCCAATCGTCTATCGGAAGCCATCCTGACGAGAGAGATGAGTGCAGATTGGAGCTCACCGGCATCGGGTAAGCATCGCAGAGACGCAGGAAATCTTCTAAAAAATGTTCGGGAACTCCCGTTTCTCGCCATTGAGAGCGATGGGAACCCCTTTCCCCAGATCATCACAGCGAAATTAGAGGTTTTCCTGTTGCAGGCGGCAAGGGTACATAGAGAAATGAGAGGATAA
- the leuB gene encoding 3-isopropylmalate dehydrogenase, whose product MHFQVKEKRCKIAVFPGDGIGPEIIREALKVLQVISAVSDVIFEIEEGLVGGAACDHHGDPLPEKSLNMALGSDAVLLGAVGGPKWDSLPYHLRPERALLGLRKRLELFANLRPVVAFEELLDASPLKCNIVKGIDIMIVRELTGDAYFGKPRGIVVENGIRVGINTIIYSEEEIRRIARIAFETALKRRKSLVSVDKANVLESSQLWRDVVTEVGHDFPDVELKHMYVDNCAMQLIWHPSQFDVIVTTNMFGDILSDEASMLTGSIGMLPSASLGQKTAMYEPIHGSAPDIAGQNIANPLATILSVAMMLQYSFGMSKEADAIEDAVREVLKDGFRTGDIYRDSTLPIGTREMGDEVVRKLKALLKPA is encoded by the coding sequence GTGCATTTTCAAGTGAAAGAGAAGAGGTGTAAGATTGCCGTATTCCCGGGTGATGGAATCGGTCCAGAGATTATCAGAGAGGCCCTGAAGGTTTTACAGGTAATTTCCGCCGTCTCCGATGTAATCTTTGAGATCGAAGAAGGGCTGGTAGGTGGTGCTGCCTGCGATCACCACGGAGACCCCCTCCCCGAGAAAAGCCTGAACATGGCCTTGGGGAGTGATGCTGTTCTCCTTGGCGCCGTGGGAGGGCCGAAGTGGGATTCTCTTCCTTACCATTTAAGGCCGGAAAGGGCGCTCCTCGGGTTGAGGAAAAGGCTGGAACTTTTTGCCAATTTGAGACCTGTTGTAGCTTTTGAGGAGTTGTTAGATGCCTCACCGCTGAAGTGCAACATCGTCAAGGGTATTGATATCATGATTGTCCGGGAACTGACGGGTGACGCCTACTTCGGCAAACCACGGGGAATCGTAGTGGAGAACGGGATAAGAGTCGGGATAAATACGATTATTTATTCTGAGGAGGAGATCAGGAGGATTGCCAGGATTGCTTTTGAGACTGCCCTGAAACGCCGGAAGAGTCTTGTTTCTGTGGACAAGGCCAACGTCCTGGAGAGCAGCCAGCTCTGGAGAGATGTGGTAACCGAGGTCGGCCATGACTTTCCCGATGTGGAACTGAAACACATGTATGTGGACAACTGTGCCATGCAGTTGATCTGGCATCCCTCCCAGTTTGACGTGATCGTCACCACCAACATGTTTGGCGATATCCTGAGTGATGAGGCCTCCATGTTGACCGGTTCTATCGGGATGCTCCCTTCCGCAAGTCTGGGACAGAAGACGGCCATGTATGAGCCAATCCACGGATCCGCCCCGGATATTGCCGGCCAGAATATCGCCAATCCCCTAGCCACCATCCTATCCGTGGCCATGATGCTCCAGTATTCCTTTGGGATGTCAAAAGAAGCCGATGCGATCGAGGATGCCGTCAGGGAGGTACTGAAAGATGGTTTCCGGACAGGTGATATTTACCGGGACAGTACACTCCCTATCGGTACCAGAGAAATGGGAGACGAGGTAGTAAGAAAGCTCAAAGCATTGCTGAAACCGGCGTGA
- a CDS encoding 2-isopropylmalate synthase has translation MDSTRERIFIFDTTLRDGEQSPGASMNLDEKLRFARQLEKLGVDIIEAGFPVASEGDFASVRQIAREIRGSQIAALATANLADIDRAWEAVEEANTPWIHVFLSSSDIHLKYQLRKTRNQILKEACAAVAHARTYTENVEFSPMDATRTDKDYLCDMVEAAISSGARTVNIPDTVGYAIPEEFGELITYLFEKVKNIHQAIISCHCHDDLGLAVANSLAAVRQGARQVECTINGIGERAGNAAMEEIVMALKTRKDLFGFYTGIKTEYIYQTSRLLTQITGIPVQPNKAIVGANAFAHESGIHQDGLIKKKITYEIMTPQSVGIADTHLVLGKHSGRHAITEHLKKMGHTLTREELDRVFIRFKELADIKKEIFDEDLEVILYEEVMKTEDKYKLIYLNVVSGNVAIPTATMQMEVDGVIVQDAGFGVGPVDATFAAIRKITKTNYPLLRYAVNAVTGGTDAQGEATVQLKFDGRSVVGRGAHPDVIVASAKAYINALNRLEGLRRDTREVQVERPFQRSR, from the coding sequence ATGGATTCAACACGGGAGAGGATATTTATATTCGATACGACACTCAGGGATGGCGAACAATCACCGGGGGCGAGCATGAACCTGGACGAGAAGCTCAGGTTCGCCCGGCAGCTCGAAAAATTAGGGGTGGATATTATTGAGGCTGGATTTCCCGTTGCTTCAGAGGGAGACTTTGCCTCGGTCAGACAAATTGCCCGGGAGATTAGGGGTTCACAGATTGCCGCTCTTGCCACGGCCAATCTGGCCGATATTGACCGGGCCTGGGAAGCCGTTGAAGAGGCAAATACCCCCTGGATACATGTCTTTTTGTCCTCCTCGGACATCCATCTGAAGTATCAACTCAGAAAAACACGGAATCAGATCCTAAAGGAGGCATGTGCCGCTGTGGCACATGCCCGTACCTATACTGAGAACGTTGAATTTTCACCCATGGATGCCACAAGGACGGACAAGGATTACCTGTGTGATATGGTCGAAGCGGCTATCTCTTCAGGCGCCAGAACGGTAAACATACCGGATACCGTGGGTTATGCCATCCCTGAAGAGTTCGGCGAATTGATCACCTACCTCTTTGAGAAGGTCAAAAATATCCATCAGGCGATCATCTCATGTCACTGTCATGACGATCTCGGTCTGGCAGTGGCAAATTCTCTTGCCGCCGTAAGACAGGGGGCAAGACAGGTAGAATGCACGATCAACGGCATCGGGGAGAGGGCCGGAAATGCCGCTATGGAGGAGATAGTGATGGCCCTCAAAACGAGAAAAGACCTCTTCGGATTTTACACGGGGATCAAGACGGAGTACATCTATCAAACATCCCGGCTTTTAACCCAGATTACCGGCATCCCCGTTCAGCCGAACAAGGCAATTGTGGGCGCCAACGCGTTTGCCCACGAGTCAGGTATCCATCAGGATGGTCTGATAAAGAAGAAAATTACCTACGAGATTATGACACCTCAATCAGTGGGCATAGCGGACACTCATCTCGTCCTCGGGAAGCATTCGGGCCGTCACGCCATTACCGAACACCTCAAAAAGATGGGTCACACCCTGACCAGGGAAGAACTGGACAGGGTTTTTATCCGGTTTAAGGAACTTGCCGACATCAAAAAAGAGATATTCGATGAGGATCTGGAAGTTATTCTCTATGAAGAGGTAATGAAGACAGAGGATAAATACAAACTGATCTACCTCAACGTGGTAAGCGGCAATGTAGCCATCCCCACGGCAACCATGCAGATGGAGGTTGACGGAGTGATCGTTCAGGATGCCGGTTTCGGTGTCGGTCCCGTGGATGCAACCTTTGCCGCGATCAGAAAAATCACAAAGACCAACTACCCCCTCTTAAGATATGCAGTCAATGCTGTCACGGGAGGAACTGATGCCCAGGGAGAGGCAACGGTTCAACTAAAATTCGATGGGCGATCTGTGGTGGGACGTGGCGCCCATCCCGATGTCATCGTTGCCTCGGCGAAGGCATATATCAATGCGTTGAATCGGCTTGAAGGCCTCAGGAGAGATACCAGAGAGGTTCAAGTTGAGAGACCTTTTCAAAGGTCTCGTTGA
- a CDS encoding putative sulfate/molybdate transporter, translated as MVLQKNLYTRLEWAGAFGDIGTLIPFVVAYITIVGIDPLGLLFMFGISKIVAGFYYKTPIPIQPMKAIGAAAIAGGVSPSMLFGAGLTTGLFWLVLGATGMVKKVSGLASKPVVRGIMLGLGLSFIVEGIKQMRTNFLLAGIALVVTYLLLTNPKIPAMFILLIIGVISAIIINPGLISELAKINWGFKLPTFALGKFTWNDIVKGTLIFTLPQIPLTLGNAVIAITAENNELFHDRPVTEKKMAISTGIMNIISPLLGGVPMCHGAGGMAGHVRFGARTGGALVILGTIVIIIALFFSDSVSIIFKIFPGAILGVILFFAGAELALVVRDIGDNKTDFYVMLIVAGFAMWNMGVAFLVGVILDNALKRGWIKI; from the coding sequence ATGGTTTTACAGAAAAATCTCTATACCCGTCTGGAATGGGCCGGTGCGTTTGGTGATATCGGGACTTTAATACCCTTTGTTGTCGCCTATATTACCATCGTAGGCATTGATCCCCTGGGACTTCTATTTATGTTCGGCATCTCCAAAATTGTCGCCGGTTTTTATTACAAGACACCGATTCCCATCCAGCCCATGAAAGCCATAGGTGCGGCGGCTATTGCCGGGGGCGTGAGCCCTTCGATGCTTTTTGGCGCTGGTCTTACCACAGGACTCTTCTGGCTCGTCTTAGGCGCCACAGGAATGGTAAAAAAGGTAAGTGGCCTTGCCAGCAAACCTGTTGTGCGCGGGATTATGCTCGGACTGGGGCTTTCGTTCATCGTGGAGGGGATTAAGCAGATGAGGACAAACTTTTTACTGGCCGGGATCGCCCTCGTCGTTACCTATCTCCTTTTGACCAACCCCAAGATACCGGCCATGTTTATCCTTCTGATTATAGGCGTCATCTCAGCAATTATCATAAATCCCGGCCTGATTTCTGAGCTGGCAAAGATCAATTGGGGATTTAAATTGCCTACATTTGCCCTTGGTAAATTTACCTGGAATGACATTGTAAAAGGCACATTGATCTTTACCCTGCCACAGATACCACTGACCCTGGGCAACGCAGTCATCGCAATAACTGCCGAGAACAACGAACTTTTTCACGACAGACCGGTAACCGAAAAGAAGATGGCCATCTCCACCGGGATAATGAATATCATCTCGCCTCTCTTAGGAGGTGTTCCCATGTGTCATGGCGCCGGCGGTATGGCAGGGCATGTCCGCTTCGGAGCAAGGACAGGTGGTGCACTGGTCATACTCGGAACCATTGTTATTATTATCGCCCTATTTTTCAGCGATTCTGTGTCTATTATCTTTAAGATCTTCCCCGGTGCGATCCTGGGGGTGATCCTCTTTTTTGCAGGTGCCGAACTGGCGCTGGTGGTAAGGGATATTGGTGATAACAAGACTGACTTTTATGTGATGCTCATTGTAGCGGGATTCGCCATGTGGAATATGGGGGTGGCTTTCCTTGTGGGGGTGATCCTCGACAATGCGTTAAAGAGGGGCTGGATAAAGATTTAG
- a CDS encoding MBL fold metallo-hydrolase, with protein sequence MRPLKIGFIRAQNLFSTMLKVKQFRYAVDNLGYLVYGKSSALAIDGGASEKILSFIKTNKLNLVLVANTHAHPDHMAGNRDLLERTGTLLLMYGDMPDNGELNLEGHKIHIYHTPGHSYDSICFHLDNILITGDTFFNGTIGNCFTGDIKAFYLSIKRIMSLPCSTIIYAGHDYLKDAMSFARRLEPDNRDIDLFLRNYNPGHVYSTMKDERRVNPYLRFNEEKMITLLRKMGLSWETEWERWQSLMTLE encoded by the coding sequence ATGAGACCTTTGAAAATTGGCTTCATCAGGGCTCAAAATCTTTTTTCGACCATGTTGAAAGTTAAACAATTTCGCTACGCTGTAGACAACCTGGGTTATCTGGTTTACGGAAAGAGCTCTGCCCTGGCCATTGACGGCGGCGCTTCCGAAAAAATACTCTCTTTCATTAAGACCAACAAGCTGAATCTGGTACTCGTGGCAAACACCCATGCTCATCCCGATCACATGGCGGGAAATAGAGATCTTCTCGAGAGAACAGGGACCCTGCTTTTAATGTACGGGGACATGCCAGACAACGGAGAGCTTAACCTCGAAGGCCACAAGATTCATATTTACCATACCCCGGGGCACTCCTACGACTCCATATGCTTTCACTTAGATAACATTCTGATCACAGGAGATACCTTTTTTAACGGCACGATCGGAAACTGCTTTACCGGTGACATCAAGGCATTTTATCTTTCCATCAAGAGGATCATGAGTTTACCCTGCAGCACCATTATATACGCAGGACACGATTACCTTAAAGATGCGATGTCCTTCGCCAGACGTCTCGAACCGGATAACAGGGACATTGATCTTTTTCTGAGGAACTATAATCCAGGCCATGTGTACTCCACCATGAAAGATGAGCGGAGGGTTAATCCGTATCTCCGTTTTAATGAGGAAAAGATGATTACCCTTCTCAGGAAAATGGGTCTCTCCTGGGAAACTGAATGGGAAAGATGGCAGTCCCTGATGACGCTGGAGTGA
- the leuC gene encoding 3-isopropylmalate dehydratase large subunit yields the protein MGMTITEKILFQHTDIREICPGMLINARADIVLGNDVTAPIAIGEFKKAGGRKVFDRNRVVLIPDHFTPNKDIASAQQCKILRDFAKEQEITHYYEVGEVGIEHALLPEQGIVLPGDLVIGADSHTCTYGALGAFATGVGSTDLAAAMLTGEAWFKVPETIKIIFYGSPGKWVSGKDLILYVIGLTGVDGALYRAMEFTGETICHLSMADRFTIANMVIEAGAKNGIFIPDEVTKEYVQSRAKRSYTSYSSDPDAVYSEVMEIDVSRIEPQVAFPHLPSNVRGISEAGDVKIDQVVIGSCTNGRIEDLRVAAGILKNRKVAPYVRLIIIPATRETYRMALGEGLLEIFLDAHAVISTPTCGPCLGGHMGILAAGERAVATTNRNFVGRMGHPGSEVYLANPAVAAASAILGRIASPEEISHKS from the coding sequence ATGGGAATGACGATCACGGAAAAGATTCTCTTTCAGCATACGGACATCAGAGAGATATGTCCCGGAATGCTGATCAATGCGAGGGCAGACATTGTTCTGGGAAACGATGTGACGGCGCCCATCGCCATCGGAGAATTTAAAAAAGCCGGCGGGAGGAAGGTTTTTGACCGGAACAGGGTGGTCCTGATACCAGACCATTTTACACCCAATAAAGATATCGCTTCAGCCCAGCAGTGCAAGATCCTGAGAGACTTTGCGAAAGAACAGGAAATCACCCACTACTACGAGGTTGGTGAGGTCGGCATCGAGCATGCCCTCCTTCCCGAGCAGGGTATTGTCCTTCCCGGGGACCTGGTCATTGGGGCAGACAGCCATACCTGCACTTACGGTGCTCTGGGGGCCTTTGCCACCGGTGTCGGCAGTACCGATCTGGCCGCGGCCATGCTGACCGGTGAAGCCTGGTTCAAGGTTCCCGAAACGATAAAGATTATCTTTTACGGCAGCCCCGGGAAATGGGTCTCCGGCAAGGACTTGATCCTCTATGTCATCGGTCTGACCGGGGTGGATGGGGCCCTGTACCGGGCCATGGAGTTTACCGGCGAGACCATCTGCCATCTCAGTATGGCAGATAGATTCACCATTGCCAACATGGTCATCGAGGCGGGGGCAAAAAACGGCATCTTTATCCCCGACGAGGTAACGAAAGAGTATGTGCAGAGCAGGGCAAAACGGTCTTATACCTCCTATTCTTCCGATCCTGACGCAGTCTATTCTGAAGTCATGGAAATTGATGTGAGCAGAATCGAGCCGCAGGTTGCCTTCCCCCATCTCCCCTCAAACGTAAGAGGCATCAGTGAGGCAGGGGATGTTAAGATAGACCAGGTGGTCATCGGTTCGTGTACCAACGGCAGGATCGAAGACCTGAGGGTGGCCGCCGGCATCTTGAAAAATAGAAAGGTGGCTCCCTACGTCCGGTTGATCATTATACCTGCCACCCGCGAGACGTACAGGATGGCTCTGGGAGAAGGTCTCCTCGAGATATTCCTCGATGCCCATGCTGTCATCAGTACCCCGACCTGTGGGCCCTGCCTGGGCGGACACATGGGAATACTCGCCGCTGGCGAAAGGGCCGTTGCCACCACGAACAGAAACTTTGTCGGGCGCATGGGACATCCAGGAAGCGAAGTATACCTGGCCAATCCGGCTGTTGCTGCCGCTTCGGCAATCCTGGGAAGAATCGCCAGCCCCGAGGAAATAAGTCATAAGTCGTAA